TGCACATCGTCAGCGGCTTTGTCGACGATGGCGGAAACCGGCTGCACAATGCCGCCGTGTTGCTCGACGACCACGGCCGCGAGATTGGCCGGACGCACAAGACATTCCTCTGGCACCTCGAACATGACTGGTACACGGCAGGTGACCAGATTCGCACGTTCGACACGCAGCTGGGCCGGATCGGCATGATCATCTGTGCCGAGACCCGTTCGCCCGAAATCCTGGCCACGCTGGCCGCCGACGGCGCCGAGTTGCTGGCCATGCCGACCTGCTGGGTTAACAGCGCCCGTCAGGCCGGCGAATTCCACAATCCGCAAGTCGAGTTTCTGATCGAAGCTCGAGCGCGCGAGTTTGGTTTGCCCATCGTCTGTGCCGACAAGTGGGGCGTGGAACTGCCCGGGTTCGGCTATGTGGGGCAGAGCCGGATCGTCCGGGCAGACGGTTCCTTGGCCGCAGAGGCCGGTCCGACCGGTGAGGCCGTGATCTGCGCGCAAATCACCCCGGCGAAATCCAACAGGCAGGCGGATCCAAGGGAACACACGGCGAGGCTGCTGAGCCAGTCTGCACCGGTCCGGTTGAGGGCTTCTGATCTGCTCCCCCTCCGGGTGGCTTTGATGACTGCATTTGTTCGGCCGCGGGCACTTGCCGCCAACGGGCCAGTGCTGCGCCACTTGCAGCAACATAAGCCCGACCTTCTGGTGGCTCAGGCGGCTAATATCGACGACGAGAGGAACCTGCGGCGGGTCGCGGCAGATCTTGGCGTCCGCCTCCTGCTCCCGCCACCCGCATGCCAAATGATCGATCTGGCCGCTGGTCGTGCTGCCTGCCTTGTGGGTCCCGCGGCCCGTTCCTTCGCAACGCCAAGAAGCATGGTGCTCGACGGCGCGGCCATGTTGATCTTCTGGGAGGAGCCGTCTGATCTGCCGATTCTACGGGCGCGGGCCCTCGAAAACCGCGTGTTCGTGATCGCGATCAACACTTCCTTCGTCGCGATCATCGGACCCGATGGCACGATTCTGACCCATACCTCGTCTGAATCCACGCTACCCCCTGTCGTTGTTCTTCACTTGGGCGAGGCGGCAGACAAGTTGGTTGCTCCCAACACCGATGTTTTCTCCGAG
This region of Phycisphaerae bacterium genomic DNA includes:
- a CDS encoding nitrilase-related carbon-nitrogen hydrolase, with protein sequence MTVAAAQISARSGEEAELTLASLDSAIRKAHRAGAHLLVLPECAYPAYLLGSVESYRAGRYMPGEDFVRWLAGRAADCRMHIVSGFVDDGGNRLHNAAVLLDDHGREIGRTHKTFLWHLEHDWYTAGDQIRTFDTQLGRIGMIICAETRSPEILATLAADGAELLAMPTCWVNSARQAGEFHNPQVEFLIEARAREFGLPIVCADKWGVELPGFGYVGQSRIVRADGSLAAEAGPTGEAVICAQITPAKSNRQADPREHTARLLSQSAPVRLRASDLLPLRVALMTAFVRPRALAANGPVLRHLQQHKPDLLVAQAANIDDERNLRRVAADLGVRLLLPPPACQMIDLAAGRAACLVGPAARSFATPRSMVLDGAAMLIFWEEPSDLPILRARALENRVFVIAINTSFVAIIGPDGTILTHTSSESTLPPVVVLHLGEAADKLVAPNTDVFSERRPATYRF